The window ATTCTCTTCGTGCTGGGCGCCTTCCTTGACTGGGTCGGCATCGCCCTGCTCACGATGCCGATCTTCGTGCCGATCATCAAATCGCTCGGCATGGATCCGGTCTGGTTCGGCGTGCTCTTCTGCATGAACATGCAGGTTTCTTTCCTTTCCCCGCCATTCGGCCCCGCCGCGTTTTACCTCAAGTCGGTCGCCCCGCCGGGCATCACGCTTGGTGTCATTTTCAAATCCCTGCTACCGTTCATTATGCTTCAGATGCTTGCGATTGCGGTGCTCATAGCTTTTCCAGGGATAACGGGGCGGTAAGCCCGAAGCGGTAACGTCAAATCTGAAGAAGCGCCGGCCTGCGCAACGGAAGCCATGCAAGTAGTGGCACGACGGTTGATCTGCTCCCATTGATCGTCGCGAAGCACCTCGCCTTCAAAGCCCGCACCAACAGCCAGCTTTGACGCTGATGATCCAGATCATCGAACACTATTCGCCAGCGGAGTTCTTCGGTTATCCGCAGCACGAGCGAACATATTGGATTGGGCTGCGCCCTGCGCCCACTTGCCGGACCGGCGCTCCACGAAAGGCAGGTGTCTCCCGCAAACTGTTCGTTCCGTTCTTAAACGGCTGCCTTCCACGCAAAACAGAAATCTGTCGCCAGGCGTTAGACTTCTCCATAGAATACGCATGCCCCACATCATAGGCACTCCCGACGTCGGGAGAGGAAACGCCTGCCAGCGCCGATCCGCCTGCCCTTGAGGAGAAGGTCGCGGCACGGCACATCGCCGACCCTTTAATGAGGAATGGGGACCGGTAAAAATGACGACCCGGCCGGTAAGGCTGCTAGCCTCCGATCTAGATGGAACGCTGCTCGGCAACGAGGCGGCGGCCGAACGCTTCTCACGCCGCTGGCATGCGCTGAACCGAGACGAGCGGCCGCTCCTCGTCTATAACAGCGCGCGCACCGCTGACGACATGCTGTCTCTCGTCGAAGCAAGGATTCTGCCGAGGCCAGACTACGTGATCGGCGGTGTCGGCACGGTGATTGCCGACATGTTCATACCGGGCCCGCTCCAGGCTTTCATCGAGGAACTTGGCCCTCCTTTCGAGTCGCAAGCGATCGCTGCCGTCATGGACTCGATCATGGGCGCCGCTCCTCAGCCGCAATCGCACCAGCTCCCTCATAAGAAAAGCTGGCATCTGCCTGAGGCCGCGGAAGCGACAATCCGCGAGATCGCCATGCTCTTCGCCGCCGCAGGACTGGATGTGAAGCTTGTCTATTCCAGTCGCCGCGACCTCGACATCCTGCCACCGGCCGGCGGAAAGGGCAGCGCGCTCGGCTGGATCTGCCGTCGGTTATCGATCCCCCTCGACGAGGTCGTTGTCGCCGGAGACAGTGGCAACGACCGGGAGGTGTTCGAGATGCCCCATGTCCGCGGCGTCGTGGTCGCCAATGCACTTTCCGAACTCCGCGACGCGGCATCGCTCCACCGCCGGCACTTTCTGGCATCGAGTTGCCATGCGGATGGCGTTATCGAAGGCCTGAGACATTGGGGCGTGCTGCGATGAACGGGCTCTGCCTCTACTTCAGCCGCAGGTAGATCTCCGAGTTCCGTCGGGGCGACCTCGCGCGCGTCGTTCGAACATCGGGCTGTCACGGTTTTCGGGGCCGGACTGCGGCAGCCAAGTGCCAAACAGCGCCGTGCGTCCTTCAGGACACACAAAGATCGCTGCAAGTTTTGAATCGACGCGTGGTGCTTTCCGAAGAGCGGGTACAGTAACGCCAGCACCGGCTGTATCCTGCTTGTGCGGCGGCGCGACTCAGATACGCTAAGCATGCGCCCTGCACGTTCAATCCCGCAACGCGCGGCGTCCGGAAAAGCCTCGCCGATGCCCGATACCATGGTTCCGAAAACTTTCAGCGTCTTTGCCGAGGGCTATGATCTTGCGCGGCTGAAAGCTGATGCCTTTGCCGGCCTGACGGTCGCCATCGTCGCCCTGCCGCTTTCGATGGCGATCGCCATCGCTTCTGGGGTCACGCCCGATCGCGGGCTCTACACGGCAATCATCGGCGGTTTCCTCGTCTCGCTTCTCGGCGGCAGCCGCGTGCAGATCGGCGGGCCGGCCGGCGCTTTCATCGTGCTGGTCGCTGCGACGGTGACGCGACACGGCGTTGACGGTCTCCTGTTGGCAACCGCCATGAGCGGTCTGATGCTGGTCGCCGCCGGCTATTTGCGGCTTGGACAATACATCAAGCTCATTCCCTATCCGGTCACCGTCGGCTTCACCGCCGGAATTGCCGTGATCATCTTTGCAAGTCAGCTGCGCGATCTCTTCGGCTTGACCCTGACAGGAGCCGAGCCAGGCGCCATCGTCGACAAGGTCGTCGAGCTTGCCCGGGCGGCCGACACGGTCAACTGGGCGTCCGTACTGACCGCGGCCCTGACGATCGGCGTCATCCTCGCGCTCCGGCGAGCAAGGCCTCATTGGCCCGGCATGTTGATCGCGGTTGCCGCGGCGTCGGTCGGCGTCGCTCTGCTGCAATTGCCGGCAGAAACGATCGGCACGCGTTTCGGCGGAATTCCGCCGGGTCTGCCGCTGCCCGCCCTGCCACCGCTTTCGCTGGACAAGTTGGTCGCCGTTTTCCCGGACGCCGTTTCCTTTGCCCTTCTCGGAGCGATCGAGTCTCTGCTTTCGGCGGTGGTCGCCGACGGCATGACCGGCCGCAGACACCGTTCAAGCATCGAGCTGATCGCGCAAGGGCTCGCGAATATCTGCTCGGCCCTGTTCGGTGGAATCTGCGTGACCGGCACCATCGCGCGAACGGCGACGAACGTGCGCGCCGGCGGCACGAGCCCGGTCTCGGGCATGCTGCACGCGGTCTTTCTTCTTCTCTTCATGTTGCTGGCGGCGCCGCTCGCAAGCTATATCCCGCTTGCCGCACTTGCCGGGGTACTCTCCATCGTCGCCTGGAACATGATCGAGAAGCCGGCCTTCATGGCGCTGTTGCGATCCTCCTATGGCGACGCGGTAGTCCTCCTCGCCACCTTCCTGATCGTCGTTTTCCGCGAGTTGACGGAAGGCATCGTGATCGGCTTCGCCCTTGGCGCCGTCCTGTTCATCGATCGCATGGCAAAGAGCATCTCTGTCGGCGAGACCACGCCCCTGGCACTTGTGAAGCCGGGAAATGGTGAGAAGGAGCATCCGGTCGTCGCAGACGACCCCAATACAGTCATCTACCGCATCTCCGGCATCTTCTTCTTCGGCTCCGCTGCCACCGTCGGCACCGTTCTCGATCGCATCGCCGACCAGCGCCGGAATTTCATTCTCGACTGCTCCGAAGTCCCCTTCATGGATTCGACGGCTGCCAATGTCATCGAAGGGACGCTCCGGAAGGCGGAACGAAGCGGCGTGCGCTTCATCATCACCGGAGCCAGGTCGCAGGTCCGCCG is drawn from Sinorhizobium sojae CCBAU 05684 and contains these coding sequences:
- a CDS encoding HAD-IIB family hydrolase, with translation MTTRPVRLLASDLDGTLLGNEAAAERFSRRWHALNRDERPLLVYNSARTADDMLSLVEARILPRPDYVIGGVGTVIADMFIPGPLQAFIEELGPPFESQAIAAVMDSIMGAAPQPQSHQLPHKKSWHLPEAAEATIREIAMLFAAAGLDVKLVYSSRRDLDILPPAGGKGSALGWICRRLSIPLDEVVVAGDSGNDREVFEMPHVRGVVVANALSELRDAASLHRRHFLASSCHADGVIEGLRHWGVLR
- a CDS encoding SulP family inorganic anion transporter — translated: MPDTMVPKTFSVFAEGYDLARLKADAFAGLTVAIVALPLSMAIAIASGVTPDRGLYTAIIGGFLVSLLGGSRVQIGGPAGAFIVLVAATVTRHGVDGLLLATAMSGLMLVAAGYLRLGQYIKLIPYPVTVGFTAGIAVIIFASQLRDLFGLTLTGAEPGAIVDKVVELARAADTVNWASVLTAALTIGVILALRRARPHWPGMLIAVAAASVGVALLQLPAETIGTRFGGIPPGLPLPALPPLSLDKLVAVFPDAVSFALLGAIESLLSAVVADGMTGRRHRSSIELIAQGLANICSALFGGICVTGTIARTATNVRAGGTSPVSGMLHAVFLLLFMLLAAPLASYIPLAALAGVLSIVAWNMIEKPAFMALLRSSYGDAVVLLATFLIVVFRELTEGIVIGFALGAVLFIDRMAKSISVGETTPLALVKPGNGEKEHPVVADDPNTVIYRISGIFFFGSAATVGTVLDRIADQRRNFILDCSEVPFMDSTAANVIEGTLRKAERSGVRFIITGARSQVRRTLYQHHVRPPRVLMRASVPAALESIRAEKTA